In Juglans regia cultivar Chandler chromosome 5, Walnut 2.0, whole genome shotgun sequence, the following are encoded in one genomic region:
- the LOC108987671 gene encoding stress-response A/B barrel domain-containing protein HS1-like, translating to MEAEEAKGVAKHVFIAKFKDGTSAAQIEQLIKDMANLVNLIHPMKSLHWGKDVSPWNKNEGYTHVFECNFESMEGIAEYVAHPAHLEYAKSLLPCVDKYIVFDYNLSTTRPAAII from the exons ATGGAGGCCGAGGAAGCAAAGGGAGTGGCGAAGCACGTATTTATAGCAAAGTTCAAAGATGGAACTTCAGCTGCACAGATTGAGCAACTCATCAAAGATATGGCCAACCTCGTCAACCTCATCCACCCAATGAAGTCTTTACACTG GGGCAAGGATGTGAGCCCTTGGAACAAGAATGAAGGTTACACTCATGTGTTTGAATGCAACTTTGAGAGTATGGAGGGAATTGCAGAGTATGTTGCTCATCCTGCCCATCTGGAATACGCAAAGAGCCTCCTTCCTTGCGTGGACAAGTACATTGTGTTTGACTACAATCTCAGTACTACTCGGCCGGCGGCCATCAtctag
- the LOC108987233 gene encoding putative disease resistance protein At3g14460, with amino-acid sequence MATTFAAGVLLPVILDRLASRGFLNFVRGGKLTDELSKLEIKMLSVNAVLEDPEGKPDTNRNVKDWIDDLKDAIYDAEDILEETLINATNASWGKLLNYFFSPAIISKVKKVHDRLALLAEQRDLMDPLQGVGCKSFIRLAPTASLVQEYFILGRDDDKEAIISHLRSIGHCRPDDSKIRVIAIVGTGGIGKTTLGKVVYDDIRVKEHFDIQAWVCVSKKLNMFKVSKTLLEAISSSTCTSKDLNMIQLKLMDELSGKRFLLVLDDVWNMNFTVWNILSNPLKCGAQGSKVIVITRDEDAASIVCADATHHLNPLPDEECWLLFVKYAIQEGSSNNSPLDQELEEIGRQIVRKCKGLPLAIKTIGALLQCNQVVAAWKQVLISDLWDFPNEPILPALILSYKCLPLELKRCFAYCSIFPKAYIFEKDELVLLWMAEGFLKESNKTMEEVGDNYFFDLVSRSFFQQASGSKSSCFVMHDLINDLARFVSEKFSVALESNDSKEIVSKTRYFSYIIDVFEKFEPLCKDARRLRTFLPLELSPRNCDFLLTKRLPRNLFLKLTRLRMLSLSHYQDYMIELPESIENIIYLRYLDLSFTKVGKLPDSICELINLQTLKLSGCRDLSLLPREMRKLVNLRHLDITGTRIEYMPIELSRLECLRTLTTFVVGKDGGSCIGELGKLKNLQGKLSILELQNITSGKDAWDASLKSMENIEKLELKWNAVDNISENQRIILDNLQPHTNLKSLTINYYGGNSFPDWLGHQSYRNITSLHLEKCKYCCSLPALGQLPHLQDLSIIGFSGVTTVGLDFYGGGSSSIEPFGALEVLKFQQMMKWEEWLPFSAESEAGKAFPRLGELYIDDCPKLKGGLPVGFSSLDKLAIKKCPELVVPLPMTRNTCELELIHCNEVLLKELRSGVQKLAVEGFDALDSLPEGMMNSNDNLQELRITDCFSLMTLPDGSLLSKLKTLEINMCQKLEIPMHSQYSSLERLKLFKTCESLTSFQLDQFPKLSTITTSCCKNLESLAVSERYEYDSMVSWIEIHNCPNFKSFPKGGLRAPNLTYFCLSNCENLSSLPDNMHLLLPSLMCLHVLNCPEIESFPKDGLPSGLNSIIIYCCDKLFANRKGWVLQKLPSLTKLEIGGNSEDLESFPEAGLLSTTLTHLSINGFPNLKSLDREGLQHLTSLQRLRIDYCSTLECIRGVALLASLSHLQINHCPKFKDMPKEGLHCSLSLIQINGCPLLAKQFDGKKGREWHKIAKAHRIMVDGEFIE; translated from the coding sequence ATGGCGACCACATTCGCGGCAGGAGTACTTCTTCCTGTCATACTCGATAGATTGGCTTCCCGTGGGTTCTTGAACTTCGTTCGGGGGGGAAAACTCACTGATGAATTAAGCAAGTTGGAGATAAAAATGCTGTCCGTGAATGCTGTGCTAGAAGACCCGGAGGGAAAGCCAGATACAAATCGGAACGTGAAAGACTGGATTGATGACTTAAAAGATGCCATCTATGATGCAGAGGACATTTTGGAAGAAACTCTTATTAATGCTACAAATGCCAGCTGGGGTAAGTTACTCAACTATTTCTTTAGCCCTGCCATCATCAGTAAAGTGAAAAAGGTACACGATAGATTGGCACTTCTAGCAGAACAAAGGGATCTTATGGACCCACTTCAAGGTGTTGGATGCAAATCATTCATAAGATTGGCTCCCACAGCTTCTTTGGTCcaagaatattttattcttgGTAGAGATGATGATAAGGAGGCTATAATTAGCCACTTGCGCTCAATTGGCCATTGTAGGCCGGATGATAGCAAGATACGTGTGATTGCCATTGTAGGAACGGGGGGAATTGGTAAGACCACCCTTGGTAAGGTTGTATACGATGACATTAGGGTGAAGGAGCATTTTGACATTCAAGCTTGGGTTTGTGTTTCCAAAAAACTTAACATGTTCAAGGTATCCAAAACATTGCTTGAAGCGATATCTTCGTCAACTTGTACTAGTAAGGATCTAAACATGATTCAACTTAAACTAATGGATGAATTGAGTGGGAAGAGGTTTCTATTAGTTTTAGATGATGTTTGGAATATGAATTTTACTGTTTGGAACATCTTAAGTAATCCCCTCAAATGTGGGGCGCAAGGAAGTAAAGTCATTGTAATAACACGCGATGAAGATGCTGCATCAATCGTGTGTGCTGATGCAACTCATCATCTAAACCCGTTGCCAGATGAAGAGTGTTGGTTGCTATTTGTAAAATATGCAATCCAAGAAGGTAGTTCTAATAACTCACCTCTTGATCAAGAGCTAGAGGAAATAGGTAGACAAATTGTGAGAAAGTGCAAAGGCCTACCTTTAGCAATCAAGACAATCGGAGCACTCCTACAATGTAACCAAGTTGTTGCTGCATGGAAACAAGTATTGATAAGTGACTTATGGGATTTTCCCAATGAGCCGATACTTCCTGCTCTAATATTAAGTTACAAATGTCTTCCCTTAGAGTTAAAGCGATGCTTTGCTTACTGTTCAATTTTCCCAAAGgcttatatttttgaaaaagatgagtTAGTCTTACTGTGGATGGCAGAAGGTTTCCTGAAAGAATCGAACAAGACAATGGAAGAAGTTGGTGATAATTACTTCTTTGATCTTGTGTCAAGATCGTTTTTCCAACAAGCAAGCGGCAGTAAGTCGTCATGTTTCGTTATGCATGATCTAATCAATGATTTAGCAAGATTTGTGTCTGAAAAGTTCAGCGTTGCGCTGGAGAGCAATGATTCTAAGGAAATTGTGAGCAAGACTCGTTATTTCTCATATATCATTGACGTGTTTGAGAAGTTTGAGCCTCTTTGTAAGGATGCTCGAAGGTTGAGGACGTTCTTGCCACTTGAATTGTCACCAAGGAACTGTGACTTCCTCTTAACTAAAAGATTACCacgtaatttatttttgaaactaACACGCTTACGAATGCTCTCTCTATCCCACTATCAGGATTATATGATTGAGTTGCCTGAATCAATTGAGAATATCATATATCTACGCTATCTGGACCTTTCTTTCACTAAAGTTGGAAAGTTGCCTGATTCTATATGCGAGCTGATCAATTTGCAAACTTTGAAGTTATCAGGTTGTAGAGATCTTTCTTTATTGCCAAGAGAGATGCGAAAGCTCGTTAATTTACGTCATCTTGATATTACTGGAACTAGAATAGAGTATATGCCAATTGAACTGAGTAGGCTGGAATGTCTCCGGACCTTGACTACGTTTGTAGTAGGCAAAGATGGTGGGTCTTGCATTGGAGAGTTGGGAAAACTTAAAAATCTCCAGGGAAAGCTTTCAATTTTGGAGCTCCAAAACATTACATCTGGTAAGGATGCGTGGGATGCAAGCTTAAAGAGTATGGAAAACATCGAGAAGTTGGAGTTGAAATGGAATGCTGTCGATAATATTTCAGAAAATCAGAGAATTATTCTCGACAATCTCCAACCTCACACAAACTTGAAAAGTCTCACTATCAACTATTATGGTGGTAATAGTTTTCCAGATTGGTTGGGGCATCAATCATACCGTAATATAACATCTCTTCATCTGGAAAAGTGCAAATATTGTTGCAGCTTGCCAGCTCTTGGGCAACTACCCCATCTACAGGACCTCTCTATTATTGGGTTTTCAGGAGTCACTACAGTGGGTCTCGACTTTTATGGTGGTGGTTCTTCTTCGATTGAGCCTTTTGGAGCTTTGGAAGTTTTGAAGTTCCAACAGATGATGAAATGGGAGGAATGGTTACCTTTTAGCGCTGAAAGTGAAGCAGGTAAAGCTTTTCCCCGTCTCGGAGAGCTTTATATCGATGACTGTCCAAAGCTGAAGGGAGGGTTACCCGTTGGTTTTTCTTCTCTGGATAAACTTGCAATTAAGAAATGTCCAGAGTTGGTGGTTCCACTCCCAATGACTCGTAACACATGTGAATTGGAGCTAATACATTGTAACGAGGTTCTGTTGAAGGAGTTGCGGAGTGGAGTGCAGAAACTTGCAGTTGAGGGATTTGATGCACTAGACTCGCTACCAGAAGGGATGATGAACTCCAACGATAATCTTCAAGAATTAAGAATCACTGATTGTTTCTCGCTCATGACACTTCCTGACGGCAGTCTACTCTCCAAGTTAAAAACACTCGAAATTAACATGTGCCAGAAGTTGGAGATTCCAATGCATTCGCAGTATTCTTCCCTTGAAAGATTGAAGTTGTTCAAAACCTGTGAATCTCTCACGTCGTTTCAGTTGGACCAATTCCCAAAGCTTTCAACAATCACCACCTCTTGCTGTAAGAATCTAGAATCTCTTGCGGTTTCAGAACGATATGAATATGATTCAATGGTCTCGTGGATAGAAATCCATAACTGCcctaattttaaatcttttccGAAAGGTGGATTGCGTGCTCCAAATCTTACATACTTTTGTCTCAGTAATTGTGAGAATCTAAGTTCCCTGCCAGACAATATGCACCTACTCCTTCCTTCTCTTATGTGTCTCCATGTACTAAATTGTCCTGAAATTGAGTCTTTTCCTAAAGACGGCTTGCCTTCCGGTTTGAATTCAATTATCATCTACTGCTGCGACAAACTTTTTGCTAATCGGAAGGGATGGGTTTTGCAAAAACTACCCTCTCTTACAAAATTGGAAATCGGGGGCAACTCAGAAGACTTGGAGTCTTTTCCTGAGGCTGGATTGCTGTCCACCACTCTGACCCATCTTTCCATCAATGGATTTCCAAACCTGAAATCTTTGGACAGGGAGGGGCTTCAACACCTAACTTCTCTTCAGCGTCTTCGGATCGATTATTGCTCTACCCTCGAGTGCATACGAGGAGTGGCCTTGCTCGCCTCCCTTTCTCATCTACAGATTAATCACTGCCCCAAGTTCAAGGACATGCCAAAAGAGGGGCTACATTGCTCCCTTTCTCTTATACAGATCAATGGCTGTCCTTTGTTGGCCAAACAATTCGATgggaaaaaaggaagagaatggCACAAGATTGCCAAGGCCCACCGTATAATGGTTGACGGAGAATTTATTGAATGA